In Tolypothrix sp. PCC 7712, a single window of DNA contains:
- a CDS encoding CHAT domain-containing protein, which yields MGWKKYFLLALIILSLTISKSYGVNYQVKLLGSTAIAQTTNDRKAEADRLLEQGNKQFEMSQFKEALQSWEQSLAIYREIGDRQGEATSLLRLGNVYDSQEDYGKAIDYYLRSLAIFKQIGNSQGEGASLENLGSAYDGWGDYGKAIDYHLQSLAISKKIGDRRGEATSLGNLGIIYNRLGYYRRAIDYHLQSLAISKKIGNRRGEAASLGGLGNAYDNLGYYREAIDHHLQCLAIFKKIGNPQSEAASLGNLGNVYDSLGDYHEAIDYHLQSLAISKKIGNRRGEAASLGGLGNAYHSLGDYHEAINYHLQSLAIKKKIGDRRGEAASLGNLGNAYNNLRGYHEAIDYHLQSLAISKKIGDRRGEATSLGNLGNVYDSLGDYRKAIDYHRRSLAIEKKLGNRQGQAASWNNLGETLRKYGKLAAAENNLRQAIETWENIRQDLGNKDTWKVSIFEEQARTYSLLQQVLVAQKKPQEALVISEQGRTRALVEILLRRISQKTDVQLIPVNLNLAEIKQIAQKQNATLVEYSIVFDNQLYIWVIPPQGEVQFRPVNLPKDISLQELVKLSRESIGAKGRDSDDKSTSQEANSQNRLQQLHQLLIKPIAGLLPQDEKQRVIFIPHQELFLVPFVALQDDKNQYLIEKHTILTAPSIQALSLTPKDKQAENNQNTSVLPRGESALIVGNPTMPKEGVGKDLKPLDPLPGAKVEAEKIAEMLDTKALIGDQATESVIVEKMASAKLIHFATHGLLDSINAIGSPGAIALAPSSKDDGFLTTSEIMEYFGLPEKSPLQAELVVLSACDTGRGDIRGEGVIGLSRAFMASGVPTLVVSLWTVPDGDTVKLMTDFYTNIDKHKFDKATAMRQAMLSMLKDDDGNPDPKAWAAFTVIGKAE from the coding sequence ATGGGATGGAAAAAATATTTTCTGTTAGCCCTAATTATCCTATCACTGACCATCTCTAAGTCTTATGGAGTTAATTACCAAGTAAAATTACTAGGCTCAACCGCGATCGCTCAAACGACAAATGACCGCAAAGCAGAAGCAGACAGGTTATTGGAGCAAGGTAATAAGCAGTTTGAAATGAGTCAATTCAAAGAGGCGTTGCAGTCTTGGGAACAGTCATTGGCTATTTATCGAGAAATCGGCGATCGCCAGGGTGAGGCTACTTCTTTGCTGAGATTGGGAAATGTTTACGATAGCCAGGAAGATTACGGCAAAGCCATTGATTACTACCTACGTTCTTTAGCCATTTTCAAGCAAATTGGAAACAGTCAGGGTGAGGGTGCTTCTTTGGAAAATCTGGGGAGTGCTTACGATGGCTGGGGAGATTACGGCAAAGCTATTGATTACCACCTGCAATCTTTAGCTATCTCTAAGAAAATCGGAGACCGTCGAGGTGAAGCTACTTCTTTGGGAAACCTGGGAATTATTTACAATAGACTGGGATATTACCGTAGAGCTATTGATTACCACCTGCAATCTTTAGCTATCTCTAAGAAAATCGGAAACCGTAGGGGTGAAGCTGCTTCTCTAGGGGGTCTAGGAAATGCTTACGATAACCTGGGGTATTACCGCGAAGCCATCGATCACCACTTGCAATGTTTAGCCATCTTCAAGAAAATTGGAAATCCCCAAAGTGAAGCTGCTTCTTTGGGTAATTTGGGAAATGTTTACGATAGCCTCGGAGATTATCACGAAGCTATTGATTACCACCTGCAATCTTTAGCTATCTCTAAGAAAATCGGAAACCGTAGGGGTGAAGCTGCTTCTCTAGGGGGTCTAGGAAATGCTTACCATAGCCTCGGAGATTATCACGAAGCTATTAATTACCATTTGCAATCTTTAGCGATCAAAAAGAAAATCGGAGACCGTCGAGGTGAAGCTGCTTCTTTGGGGAATCTAGGAAATGCTTACAATAATCTGCGAGGCTATCACGAAGCTATTGATTACCACCTACAATCTTTAGCTATCTCTAAGAAAATCGGAGACCGTCGAGGTGAAGCTACTTCTTTGGGGAATCTGGGAAATGTTTACGATAGCCTCGGAGATTATCGCAAAGCTATTGATTATCACCGTAGGTCTTTAGCAATCGAAAAGAAACTTGGAAACCGCCAGGGTCAAGCTGCTTCTTGGAACAATCTCGGAGAAACTCTCCGCAAATATGGAAAACTAGCAGCAGCAGAAAACAACCTCCGCCAAGCAATTGAGACTTGGGAAAACATCCGACAAGATTTAGGTAACAAAGATACCTGGAAAGTTTCCATCTTTGAAGAACAAGCACGCACATATAGTCTACTGCAACAAGTTCTCGTCGCTCAAAAAAAACCTCAAGAAGCTTTAGTCATTTCCGAACAAGGACGAACCCGTGCTTTGGTGGAAATATTGTTACGGCGAATCAGTCAAAAAACAGATGTACAACTGATTCCAGTAAACCTAAATCTGGCAGAAATTAAACAAATTGCTCAAAAACAAAATGCTACCCTAGTTGAATATTCTATTGTTTTTGATAATCAACTTTATATCTGGGTAATTCCACCTCAAGGTGAAGTTCAATTTCGTCCTGTTAACCTTCCCAAAGATATTTCTCTCCAGGAATTGGTGAAACTCAGTCGTGAATCTATTGGTGCTAAGGGACGTGATAGCGACGACAAATCTACTTCCCAAGAAGCTAATTCTCAAAACCGCTTACAACAACTTCATCAACTTCTAATCAAACCTATTGCTGGCTTGTTACCCCAAGATGAAAAACAAAGGGTTATTTTCATTCCCCATCAAGAATTATTTTTGGTTCCTTTCGTTGCACTCCAAGACGACAAAAATCAATATCTAATTGAAAAACACACCATCCTCACCGCTCCTTCCATTCAAGCACTAAGTTTAACTCCAAAAGATAAACAAGCAGAAAACAATCAAAATACATCTGTTCTTCCTCGTGGGGAGTCAGCTTTAATTGTTGGTAATCCTACTATGCCTAAAGAAGGAGTAGGGAAAGATTTAAAACCTTTAGACCCACTACCTGGTGCAAAAGTAGAAGCCGAAAAAATTGCAGAGATGCTGGATACCAAAGCTCTTATTGGAGACCAAGCTACGGAGTCAGTGATTGTCGAAAAAATGGCATCTGCCAAACTAATTCATTTTGCTACCCACGGTTTACTTGATAGTATCAATGCTATCGGTTCTCCCGGTGCTATTGCTCTGGCTCCTTCTAGCAAGGATGATGGCTTCCTCACCACTAGTGAAATTATGGAGTATTTTGGACTTCCAGAAAAATCCCCTTTACAAGCTGAATTGGTCGTACTGAGTGCTTGTGACACAGGTAGAGGTGATATTAGAGGAGAAGGTGTAATTGGTTTATCCCGTGCTTTTATGGCTTCCGGTGTTCCCACTTTGGTAGTCTCTTTATGGACTGTGCCGGATGGTGATACTGTAAAGTTGATGACTGATTTTTATACCAATATCGACAAGCATAAATTTGATAAAGCTACAGCGATGCGTCAGGCAATGTTAAGTATGCTCAAGGATGACGACGGAAATCCTGACCCCAAAGCCTGGGCTGCTTTTACTGTAATTGGTAAGGCTGAGTAA